A genomic window from Nitrospirota bacterium includes:
- the purU gene encoding formyltetrahydrofolate deformylase has translation MAVARLLVSCPDRPGIVAAIAQAIFKLGGNITQSDQHTTDPAGGLFFMRVEFTLPDPADRAALAATVDRLTHEFGMQIIVRFAEEQKRVAIFVSRLEHCMVDLLWRWKTGELPMTITAVVSNHPDLASIVEPFGLPFAVFPVTPDTKHEQEREILACLDGQADLIILARYMQILTPTFVSAYPSRIINIHHSFLPAFVGGRPYEQAAKRGVKIIGATAHYVTEGLDEGPIIEQDIVRVSHRDGVADLIRKGKDIEKAVLSRAVRWHLEDRVLVWGNRTVVFA, from the coding sequence ATGGCCGTTGCCCGCCTGCTGGTGTCTTGCCCTGATCGGCCCGGAATCGTGGCCGCGATCGCGCAGGCGATCTTCAAGCTGGGCGGCAACATCACGCAGTCGGATCAGCACACGACCGATCCCGCGGGCGGGTTGTTCTTCATGCGGGTGGAATTCACGCTGCCGGATCCGGCCGACCGCGCCGCGCTGGCCGCCACGGTGGACCGGCTCACGCACGAGTTCGGCATGCAGATCATCGTCAGATTCGCCGAGGAGCAGAAGCGGGTCGCGATTTTCGTCTCACGCCTCGAGCACTGCATGGTGGATCTGCTCTGGCGCTGGAAGACCGGCGAGCTTCCCATGACCATCACCGCGGTGGTGAGCAACCACCCCGACCTTGCCTCGATCGTTGAACCGTTTGGGTTGCCGTTCGCGGTCTTTCCCGTCACCCCCGACACCAAACACGAACAGGAACGGGAGATCCTCGCGTGTCTTGACGGCCAGGCGGACCTCATCATCCTCGCCAGATACATGCAGATTCTCACCCCGACCTTTGTCTCGGCGTACCCGTCACGCATCATCAACATCCACCACAGCTTCCTGCCGGCGTTCGTCGGTGGGCGTCCCTACGAGCAGGCGGCCAAACGCGGGGTCAAGATCATCGGCGCCACTGCGCACTACGTGACCGAAGGACTCGACGAAGGCCCGATTATCGAGCAGGACATCGTCCGCGTCAGTCATCGCGACGGAGTGGCTGATTTGATCCGGAAGGGGAAAGACATCGAGAAAGCCGTGTTGTCGCGGGCTGTTCGATGGCACCTAGAGGATCGCGTGCTGGTGTGGGGCAACCGCACGGTCGTGTTCGCGTGA
- the lptB gene encoding LPS export ABC transporter ATP-binding protein, giving the protein MSDSTTGGALAAVGVEKTFRRRRVVKGVTVNIKPGEVVGLLGPNGAGKTTVFNMIVGLLAPDRGEIFLNGRAITSLPMHGRARLGISYLPQEASVFRKLSVADNVMAILETLPLSKEERQARLWQLLEELGVAHLAGQMAYTLSGGERRRLEIARALVLSPQFILLDEPFAGIDPLAVIDVQKVVAHLRARGIGVLITDHNVQETLAITQRAYIINQGEILQEGTPMAIANSPIVKTLYLGEHFAWQGQPASQETTP; this is encoded by the coding sequence ATGTCGGATTCAACAACCGGCGGCGCGCTCGCGGCGGTCGGCGTGGAAAAGACGTTCCGCCGACGCCGGGTGGTCAAGGGCGTGACGGTGAACATCAAGCCCGGCGAGGTGGTCGGGCTGCTGGGCCCCAACGGCGCGGGAAAAACCACGGTCTTCAACATGATCGTGGGGCTGCTGGCTCCCGACCGGGGGGAGATCTTCCTCAACGGTCGCGCGATCACGTCGTTGCCGATGCACGGTCGAGCGCGCCTGGGCATCAGCTACCTGCCCCAGGAAGCCTCGGTGTTCCGCAAACTCAGCGTGGCCGACAACGTGATGGCCATTCTGGAGACCCTTCCGCTCTCGAAAGAAGAGCGACAAGCACGGCTCTGGCAACTGCTGGAGGAACTGGGCGTGGCCCACCTGGCTGGCCAAATGGCGTACACGCTCTCCGGCGGCGAACGGCGGCGGCTGGAGATCGCCCGCGCGTTGGTGCTCTCGCCCCAGTTCATCCTGTTGGACGAACCCTTCGCCGGGATCGATCCGTTGGCGGTGATCGACGTGCAAAAGGTGGTGGCCCATTTGCGCGCCCGCGGCATCGGCGTGCTCATCACCGATCACAACGTGCAGGAGACGCTGGCCATTACCCAGCGAGCCTATATCATTAACCAAGGTGAGATTTTGCAAGAGGGCACGCCGATGGCCATCGCCAACAGCCCGATCGTGAAAACGCTCTATCTGGGCGAACATTTTGCGTGGCAGGGGCAACCGGCATCGCAGGAGACCACTCCATGA
- the rpoN gene encoding RNA polymerase factor sigma-54 — MKPRLELRLQQKLIMTPQLQQAIRLLQLSRLELSQTISGELMENPVLEEEVSPETSEDEGATGDEVPAPKATTDAEAESIEPGEAAEGSLDKLEFNWDNYFDQDDFGRSGESEYAKASSEELPSYEQTLTKPVSLEEHLLWQLRLSNVAEDDRKVGEVIIGNLDDDGYLRLDLDELARIAECPRAKVEQVLGFIQGFDPVGVGARDLRECLMIQIRQLGLQGSLVESIITQHLPDLEKKRYATIAKALNVPAEEVFQAAKVIEHLEPKPGRPFGATDNVYIIPDVFVVKIEGKYAVLLNDDGLPRLRINQYYRRLLKAKTAGVDPTKTYLEDKLRSALWLIRSIEQRNRTIVRVADSIVRFQYDFVEKGINYLKPLILKQVAEDIGMHESTISRVTTNKYMYTPQGIFELKFFFNSGISRVNGAGEDLSSVTVRERIRLLVAGEDPRHPLTDHELVERLSTEQIAIARRTVAKYRGWLRIPPANKRKRAF, encoded by the coding sequence ATGAAGCCGCGCCTGGAGCTACGGCTCCAGCAAAAGCTGATCATGACCCCGCAGTTGCAGCAGGCGATCCGTTTGCTGCAGCTCTCGCGCCTGGAGTTGAGTCAAACCATCAGCGGTGAGCTCATGGAGAACCCGGTCCTGGAAGAAGAGGTTTCCCCCGAAACCTCGGAGGACGAGGGGGCCACCGGCGACGAGGTTCCGGCGCCGAAGGCGACAACGGACGCCGAGGCGGAATCGATCGAACCCGGGGAGGCGGCCGAGGGATCGCTCGACAAACTGGAGTTCAACTGGGACAACTACTTCGATCAAGACGATTTCGGGCGGTCGGGCGAATCGGAATACGCGAAGGCGTCGTCCGAAGAGCTCCCTTCGTACGAACAGACCCTCACCAAACCCGTTTCGCTGGAAGAACACCTGTTGTGGCAACTGCGCTTGTCCAATGTCGCCGAAGATGACCGGAAGGTGGGCGAGGTCATCATCGGCAACCTCGACGACGACGGATACCTTCGTCTCGATCTCGACGAGCTGGCCCGCATCGCGGAATGTCCTCGGGCCAAGGTCGAACAAGTCCTGGGGTTCATCCAAGGGTTCGACCCGGTGGGCGTGGGAGCGCGCGACCTCCGCGAGTGTCTGATGATCCAGATCCGCCAACTCGGACTGCAGGGGTCCCTGGTGGAGTCAATCATCACCCAGCACCTGCCGGATCTCGAGAAGAAGCGGTACGCGACGATCGCCAAGGCCCTGAACGTTCCGGCGGAAGAGGTGTTCCAGGCGGCCAAGGTCATCGAACATCTCGAACCCAAACCCGGACGGCCCTTCGGAGCCACGGACAACGTCTACATCATCCCGGACGTGTTCGTGGTGAAGATCGAGGGGAAATACGCCGTGCTGCTGAACGACGACGGCCTGCCGCGGCTGAGGATCAACCAATACTACCGGCGCCTCCTCAAGGCCAAGACCGCCGGGGTGGATCCCACCAAGACGTATTTGGAAGACAAGCTGCGGTCCGCGTTGTGGTTGATTCGGAGCATCGAGCAGCGGAACCGCACGATCGTGCGGGTGGCCGACAGCATCGTCAGGTTCCAATACGATTTTGTGGAGAAGGGCATCAACTATCTCAAGCCCTTGATCCTCAAACAGGTCGCCGAAGACATCGGCATGCACGAGTCCACCATCAGCCGGGTCACGACCAACAAGTACATGTATACGCCGCAAGGCATCTTTGAGCTCAAGTTTTTCTTCAACAGCGGGATCAGTCGCGTCAACGGCGCCGGGGAAGACTTGTCGTCCGTGACGGTGCGCGAGCGGATCAGGTTATTGGTAGCGGGCGAAGACCCTCGACATCCCTTGACCGACCACGAGCTCGTCGAGCGGTTGTCGACGGAGCAGATCGCCATCGCGCGCCGAACCGTCGCCAAATACCGAGGGTGGTTGCGCATTCCGCCGGCGAACAAACGCAAGCGCGCGTTCTGA
- a CDS encoding DUF898 family protein — protein sequence MLDSMRCKKCGLTQRTAPTCKSCGAAGVQTANIPSSRPTRPAPPPPQRSETVHAPTAPRVAEPHDLDTGSGDSRRLTFFGSGGTLFGIHVVNVFRTLITLGVYHFWGKVRVRAFLLSQSEFEGDRFAYHGTGKELLIGFLKGGLVFGTIMALFNSVPFLPGGVPVQAGVMIGAYALLLMLIPIAMVGARRYRLSRISWRNIRFSFQGRAKAFIPIFAGGLLLTGLTLGFYYPFWATARQAFMVSHSHFGNQAFGFDGRGRALFLPFLLALLLTIPTLGLSWVWFAARRQRYWWDHTSFGAARFRSTVTGWRLLRLHAGNLLLLVLTLGLGWAWVTVWRARFEFDNLALDGALDLAAIHQDARDASATGEGLDLLLDMDTGLATG from the coding sequence ATGCTCGATTCGATGCGATGCAAGAAGTGTGGCCTCACACAGCGCACGGCCCCGACCTGCAAGTCGTGCGGCGCCGCGGGCGTGCAGACCGCGAACATCCCGTCTTCGCGTCCGACGCGCCCCGCGCCCCCGCCGCCGCAGCGGTCCGAGACCGTACACGCGCCGACCGCGCCGCGGGTCGCCGAGCCGCACGACCTGGACACGGGTTCCGGCGACTCCCGTCGTCTGACGTTCTTCGGCAGCGGCGGCACGCTGTTCGGCATCCACGTTGTCAACGTGTTTCGGACGTTGATCACGCTGGGCGTGTACCACTTCTGGGGCAAGGTGCGCGTGCGCGCGTTCCTCTTGAGCCAGAGCGAATTCGAGGGGGACCGATTCGCGTACCACGGCACCGGCAAAGAATTGTTGATCGGATTCCTGAAAGGCGGTCTGGTGTTCGGGACCATCATGGCGCTCTTCAACTCCGTGCCCTTTCTGCCCGGCGGCGTTCCGGTCCAAGCCGGCGTGATGATCGGCGCCTACGCACTCCTGTTGATGTTGATTCCGATCGCGATGGTCGGCGCGCGCCGGTACCGCCTGAGCCGCATCTCCTGGCGGAATATCCGGTTCTCGTTCCAGGGACGCGCCAAAGCGTTCATTCCGATTTTTGCGGGCGGCCTGTTGCTCACCGGTTTGACGCTGGGGTTCTACTATCCGTTTTGGGCCACCGCGCGACAGGCCTTCATGGTGTCGCACTCCCACTTCGGCAATCAGGCGTTCGGGTTTGACGGCCGAGGCCGCGCGCTGTTTCTCCCCTTCCTCCTGGCGCTGCTCCTGACGATTCCCACCCTGGGCCTGAGCTGGGTGTGGTTTGCGGCTCGCCGCCAACGGTATTGGTGGGATCACACCTCCTTTGGCGCGGCGCGGTTCCGCTCAACGGTCACCGGCTGGCGGCTGCTCCGCCTTCACGCCGGGAACCTGCTGTTGCTCGTCCTCACCCTGGGATTGGGATGGGCGTGGGTGACGGTGTGGCGCGCGCGGTTCGAATTCGACAACCTCGCCCTCGACGGAGCGTTGGACCTGGCCGCGATCCACCAGGACGCGCGGGACGCGAGTGCAACCGGAGAAGGCCTCGACCTGCTGCTCGACATGGACACCGGGCTCGCCACCGGCTAG
- a CDS encoding glycine--tRNA ligase subunit alpha, translating into MSFQDIILSLQQYWGARGCLIVQPYDTEVGAGTFHPATFLRALGPEPWAAAYVQPSRRPTDGRYGENPNRLQHYYQFQVIIKPSPEDIQAQYLDSLAALGLKVSDHDIRFVQDDWESPSLGAWGLGWEVRLDGMEITQFTYFQEIGGIELNPISVEITYGLERIAMYLQQVDSVFDLQWSDRIFYQDVHHETEVQFSRYNFDRAHVETLLTLFDLHEREAKRLLDDGLVLPAYDQCMKTSHLFNVLDARGAVSVTERATYIGRVRSLARQCAEGWLKQREEKGFPLLHRSATGRRTRARATR; encoded by the coding sequence TTGAGTTTCCAAGACATTATCCTGAGCTTGCAGCAGTACTGGGGCGCACGCGGATGCCTCATCGTCCAGCCCTACGACACCGAGGTGGGCGCGGGCACGTTCCATCCCGCCACGTTCCTGCGCGCGCTCGGTCCGGAACCCTGGGCCGCGGCGTACGTGCAGCCGTCGCGACGGCCGACGGACGGTCGGTACGGAGAGAACCCCAACCGGTTGCAACACTATTATCAGTTCCAGGTCATCATCAAACCGTCGCCCGAGGACATTCAAGCGCAGTATCTGGACAGCCTGGCGGCGCTGGGGCTCAAGGTGTCGGACCACGACATCCGATTCGTGCAGGACGACTGGGAGTCGCCGTCGCTGGGCGCGTGGGGCCTCGGGTGGGAAGTCCGGCTGGACGGGATGGAGATCACGCAATTCACCTATTTTCAAGAGATCGGCGGCATCGAATTGAACCCCATCTCGGTCGAGATCACGTACGGCCTGGAGCGTATCGCCATGTACCTGCAGCAGGTGGACAGCGTGTTCGACCTGCAATGGTCCGACCGCATCTTTTACCAGGACGTGCACCACGAAACCGAGGTCCAGTTCTCGCGATACAACTTCGACCGCGCGCACGTCGAAACCCTGCTGACCCTGTTCGACCTGCACGAGCGCGAAGCCAAGCGGCTGCTCGACGACGGCTTGGTGCTGCCGGCCTACGATCAATGCATGAAGACCTCGCACTTGTTCAACGTCCTCGACGCGCGCGGCGCCGTCAGCGTGACCGAACGCGCCACATACATCGGTCGCGTCCGTTCCCTCGCTCGGCAGTGTGCGGAAGGCTGGCTCAAGCAACGCGAGGAAAAGGGATTTCCCTTGCTGCACCGATCTGCAACAGGTCGTCGGACAAGAGCAAGGGCTACGCGCTAG
- the rapZ gene encoding RNase adapter RapZ — MQIVIVSGLSGAGKSHVLHCFEDVGFFCVDNLPPPLIPTFIHLYTQSEPNNHRIALGIDIRGREFLAQSFATIERLKRSGFRVEIVFLEARDDVLIRRFSETRRPHPLARARPVIEGIAQERDELQELRSRADLIIDTSDYTVHQLKAFIAERYLERRQGLAVTLCSFGYKFGLPHEADLVFDVRFLKNPNFVETLRPLSGQDPPVAAYVMDQPETADFLSRLEDLIEFLLPLFETEGRSYLTIGIGCTGGRHRSVAVVERLAQFFQQRGVKPTIRHRDMDRQIAN; from the coding sequence CTGCAGATCGTCATTGTCAGCGGCCTCTCTGGCGCGGGGAAAAGCCACGTCTTACACTGTTTCGAGGACGTGGGGTTTTTCTGCGTGGACAATCTTCCTCCGCCCCTGATCCCCACGTTCATCCACCTGTACACCCAGAGCGAACCCAACAATCATCGCATTGCGCTGGGAATCGACATTCGCGGCCGGGAGTTCCTCGCGCAAAGCTTCGCCACCATCGAGCGGCTCAAGCGGTCGGGGTTCCGCGTCGAAATCGTGTTTCTGGAGGCGCGGGACGACGTGTTGATTCGCCGGTTCTCCGAAACCAGACGGCCGCATCCGTTGGCCCGCGCCCGCCCGGTGATCGAGGGCATCGCACAGGAGCGTGACGAACTGCAGGAGCTCCGCAGCCGCGCCGACCTCATCATCGACACCTCGGACTACACCGTTCACCAACTCAAAGCGTTCATTGCGGAGCGATACCTGGAGCGGCGCCAAGGCTTGGCCGTGACCTTGTGTTCGTTCGGTTACAAGTTCGGCCTTCCGCACGAAGCGGACTTGGTGTTCGACGTGCGCTTTCTGAAGAACCCCAATTTCGTGGAAACGCTGCGCCCGTTGTCGGGCCAGGACCCGCCGGTGGCAGCCTACGTGATGGACCAGCCCGAAACCGCGGACTTCCTGTCGCGACTGGAGGACCTGATCGAATTTCTGCTCCCGCTGTTCGAAACCGAGGGGCGCTCGTATCTCACCATCGGCATCGGCTGTACGGGCGGGCGGCATCGTTCGGTCGCGGTGGTCGAGCGGTTGGCGCAGTTCTTCCAGCAGCGGGGCGTGAAGCCCACTATTCGGCATCGGGACATGGACCGCCAGATCGCAAACTAA
- the lptC gene encoding LPS export ABC transporter periplasmic protein LptC, whose amino-acid sequence MAWRTLPLWVGIVGALAVLGFILATELRIQGKARTAPPSRVEGDHILTGFRLSTLRDGEQEWEVSAVRARLFERDHHALLDTVRGTVRMDDGSTVEFEGETALFDTVSRDLRITGERGGAVVRLPSGYVLRTDRLDWVQSRGELVSDDAVLLNGPRLAIQGVGVRIRPATQELTILNGVRADVS is encoded by the coding sequence ATGGCATGGAGAACCCTCCCGCTCTGGGTGGGAATCGTCGGGGCGCTGGCCGTGCTGGGCTTCATCTTGGCAACGGAATTGCGCATTCAGGGGAAAGCCAGAACCGCTCCGCCGTCCAGAGTGGAGGGAGATCACATCCTCACGGGTTTCCGGTTGTCCACGCTCCGCGACGGCGAGCAGGAGTGGGAAGTTTCGGCCGTTCGGGCCCGGTTGTTTGAACGCGACCATCATGCATTGCTCGACACCGTGCGCGGCACCGTGCGGATGGACGACGGGTCGACCGTGGAATTCGAAGGGGAGACCGCGCTGTTCGATACCGTCAGCCGCGATCTCCGCATCACGGGCGAGCGCGGCGGCGCGGTGGTCCGGCTGCCCAGCGGGTACGTGCTCCGAACCGACCGGCTGGATTGGGTGCAGTCGCGGGGCGAGTTGGTGTCGGACGACGCGGTGTTGTTGAACGGTCCGCGTCTGGCCATCCAGGGCGTCGGGGTGCGTATCCGGCCCGCAACGCAGGAACTGACGATTCTCAACGGTGTACGAGCCGATGTGTCGTAG
- a CDS encoding LptA/OstA family protein yields MCRSVWTALGGVAVALSWLAWAAASEPAVAPEQPPKPMSITSRSMTVKNLEQRVVFDQDVTISNGDMDLSADRVEVILVRSADAGKSMPPFAGGAGPNLLAEENIERIEAEGRVKVVQGKKTATADHAVYRRADETVVLTGNPETWEEGVRIQGAKITILLKEQRSIVEESRVVIYPEAQGDAATPPTPQADGG; encoded by the coding sequence ATGTGTCGTAGCGTGTGGACCGCGTTGGGCGGGGTGGCGGTTGCGCTGTCGTGGCTCGCGTGGGCTGCGGCGAGCGAACCCGCGGTCGCGCCGGAGCAGCCGCCCAAACCCATGTCCATCACCTCCCGCAGCATGACGGTCAAGAATCTCGAACAACGGGTGGTATTCGATCAGGACGTGACCATCAGCAACGGCGATATGGATCTCAGCGCCGATCGCGTCGAGGTGATTCTCGTGCGGTCGGCCGATGCCGGGAAGAGCATGCCGCCGTTTGCGGGAGGAGCGGGACCGAATCTCTTGGCCGAGGAGAACATCGAACGGATCGAGGCGGAGGGTCGGGTCAAGGTCGTGCAAGGCAAGAAGACCGCGACCGCGGATCACGCCGTGTACCGGCGGGCCGACGAGACGGTGGTGCTGACCGGAAATCCGGAGACCTGGGAGGAAGGCGTCAGGATCCAGGGGGCCAAGATCACGATCCTGCTCAAAGAGCAGCGCAGCATCGTGGAAGAGAGCCGCGTGGTCATTTATCCCGAGGCGCAGGGCGACGCCGCCACGCCACCGACGCCGCAAGCCGATGGCGGGTAA
- a CDS encoding flavin prenyltransferase UbiX → MASYTVAMTGASGAIYGLTLVERLAEAGHDVALVVSPDGVTVLKEETGVDWSGKASAVQKALDRRFNGRVTWWESTNYYSPIASGSHLNDGMIIAPCSMKTAAAVAHGLSASLIERAADVTLKERRPLIVVPRETPLSAIHLENLLTLSRAGAHVVAAMPAFYHHPKAIEDLVAFVVGRVLDHLGVTHDLVPRWGADRPKRRNS, encoded by the coding sequence ATGGCATCTTACACAGTGGCGATGACGGGGGCGAGCGGGGCCATTTATGGCCTCACGCTGGTGGAGCGCTTGGCCGAGGCGGGGCATGACGTGGCGTTGGTCGTGTCGCCCGACGGCGTGACCGTGCTCAAGGAAGAAACCGGCGTGGATTGGTCGGGGAAGGCTTCCGCGGTGCAGAAGGCGTTGGACCGACGATTCAACGGGCGGGTGACGTGGTGGGAATCAACCAATTATTACTCGCCGATCGCGAGCGGGTCGCACTTGAACGACGGCATGATCATCGCGCCCTGTTCGATGAAGACCGCCGCGGCCGTGGCGCACGGGCTGTCGGCGTCGTTGATCGAACGCGCCGCAGACGTGACACTCAAGGAGCGCCGGCCGCTGATCGTGGTGCCCCGCGAGACCCCGCTCTCAGCCATCCACCTGGAAAATCTGCTAACCTTGTCCCGCGCGGGCGCGCACGTGGTGGCGGCCATGCCCGCGTTTTATCATCACCCCAAGGCGATCGAGGACCTGGTGGCTTTCGTGGTCGGGCGGGTGCTCGATCATCTTGGAGTTACGCACGATCTGGTTCCCCGGTGGGGAGCTGATCGTCCGAAACGGAGGAACTCGTGA
- a CDS encoding M48 family metallopeptidase, translated as MPREWSAWYLDGRAASRQRATVRLLPNGLYIATEQGLTLAWPYDAIRVTQGLYRGEQVRLERGGPIAEVLFIEDAAFLSGLRELAPRLASGIHDPARRTHRIVWTALAAAAAIGMVVAVFRWGLPSFAALVARWVPVSWEVRLGDAVVKHLVPAEQRCDDPVLQQRLDDVLAALTAGAASPYDFKLLVADDDALNAFAAPGGTIVILTGLLKRTTRPEELAGVIAHEIQHIVQRHSTRAILHHASAGVLVAALTGDVSGVAAFGLDAARNLGLLRYSRGNEDEADEAGMRMMVAAGIDPSGMIAFYEVLAREGPALPRSMQYLSTHPATADRVERIRHLADGAGPPRVSFGSPDEWAALTQRCRAESQSGSP; from the coding sequence ATGCCGCGCGAGTGGAGCGCCTGGTACTTGGACGGCCGCGCCGCTTCCCGGCAACGCGCCACCGTCCGGCTGCTGCCCAACGGCCTCTACATCGCGACGGAACAGGGTCTGACCCTGGCCTGGCCCTACGACGCGATTCGCGTCACGCAAGGCCTGTATCGCGGCGAACAGGTGAGACTGGAACGCGGCGGCCCGATCGCCGAAGTCCTGTTCATCGAAGACGCCGCGTTCCTCTCGGGTCTTCGCGAGCTGGCGCCCCGTCTCGCGTCCGGCATCCATGATCCCGCCCGTCGCACGCACCGAATCGTTTGGACCGCGCTCGCCGCGGCGGCGGCCATCGGTATGGTGGTGGCGGTCTTTCGCTGGGGCCTTCCGTCGTTTGCCGCGCTGGTCGCCCGATGGGTGCCGGTCTCATGGGAAGTCCGACTCGGCGACGCGGTGGTCAAACACTTGGTGCCCGCGGAACAGCGGTGCGACGATCCGGTCCTGCAGCAGCGCTTGGACGACGTGTTGGCCGCGCTGACGGCGGGCGCAGCCTCGCCGTACGACTTCAAGCTGCTCGTCGCGGACGACGACGCGTTGAACGCGTTCGCGGCGCCGGGAGGAACCATCGTCATTCTCACGGGGTTGCTCAAGCGGACCACCAGGCCCGAAGAATTGGCCGGCGTGATCGCACACGAGATTCAACACATCGTCCAACGTCACTCAACGCGCGCGATTCTGCACCACGCGTCGGCCGGGGTGCTGGTCGCGGCGTTGACCGGAGACGTGAGCGGGGTGGCGGCGTTCGGGCTGGATGCCGCGCGCAATCTCGGATTGTTACGGTACAGCCGTGGAAACGAGGACGAGGCGGATGAGGCGGGAATGCGGATGATGGTGGCCGCGGGGATCGATCCGTCCGGAATGATCGCGTTCTACGAGGTGCTGGCGCGCGAGGGCCCGGCTCTCCCCCGCTCGATGCAATACCTTTCCACCCATCCCGCCACCGCGGACCGAGTGGAGCGGATTCGGCACTTGGCCGATGGCGCCGGTCCGCCTCGCGTTTCCTTTGGATCCCCGGACGAGTGGGCCGCGCTCACCCAGCGGTGTCGCGCAGAGTCCCAGTCCGGTTCACCGTGA
- a CDS encoding GTPase, translating into MPTRLFTDLLFCAHRVALVRLRRPDEHPWAIDAAFDGLEEALTAAGRVVVYRVWQRRRAPAAATYLGRGKALQLRALCDLGGVEAVVLDGTPTRAQRTKLEGLLDRPVVDRSVWAPSGVTAQAISRTRTLHRRARRVRGTRTVVLVGCARAGKSMLFGALTRAPRPAAASWPACPDPGQPVVITRRLRGAPGSRSVLVTDTPGLVWNPERGSWSVPAEAQTEWREADLVLHVIDASHPEAARRASQVARLLAAHGAARAARVIPVWTQADRAADPFRDDRAPWIVSGRTGAGCEELIAYLRSAASS; encoded by the coding sequence ATGCCCACTCGACTGTTCACGGACCTGCTGTTTTGCGCTCATCGCGTGGCTCTGGTGCGCCTCCGTCGGCCCGATGAGCACCCGTGGGCGATCGACGCGGCGTTCGACGGGCTTGAAGAGGCGTTGACCGCGGCGGGGCGCGTAGTGGTGTATCGGGTGTGGCAACGCCGTCGGGCTCCTGCTGCGGCCACGTATCTCGGACGGGGCAAGGCGCTGCAACTTCGGGCCTTGTGCGACCTGGGCGGGGTCGAGGCGGTGGTGCTGGACGGGACACCCACGCGCGCGCAGCGGACCAAGCTCGAAGGCCTGTTGGATCGCCCGGTGGTGGATCGTTCGGTGTGGGCGCCGTCCGGCGTGACGGCTCAGGCCATCTCGCGGACCCGGACGTTGCACCGACGAGCCCGGCGGGTTCGCGGCACGCGTACCGTGGTGCTGGTCGGGTGCGCACGTGCGGGGAAATCCATGTTGTTCGGCGCGCTGACCCGCGCCCCCCGGCCCGCAGCCGCCTCCTGGCCGGCCTGCCCGGATCCAGGCCAGCCGGTCGTGATCACCAGGCGGCTGCGCGGCGCGCCGGGGAGTCGTTCGGTGCTGGTGACTGATACCCCGGGCCTTGTGTGGAATCCGGAGCGAGGATCGTGGAGCGTCCCCGCCGAGGCGCAGACGGAATGGCGCGAGGCGGATCTCGTGCTTCACGTGATCGACGCGTCCCACCCCGAGGCCGCGCGGCGGGCGTCCCAGGTCGCGCGGCTGTTGGCGGCCCATGGCGCGGCGCGAGCCGCGAGGGTCATTCCGGTCTGGACCCAGGCCGATCGGGCTGCGGATCCCTTCCGCGACGACCGGGCGCCGTGGATCGTGTCGGGTCGGACCGGGGCGGGGTGCGAAGAGTTGATCGCGTATCTGAGAAGCGCGGCATCGTCGTGA
- the raiA gene encoding ribosome-associated translation inhibitor RaiA, with the protein MKTTVTGRHVEITPALRAHVEERLDHLARYSGRPTEASVVLTVEKYRHQAEVTLNMDGVLIQAKDETSEMYASIDQAVAKIERQIKKYKDRQHGRRQRLSPPPLNGEALETATTAVPLAVERPTLDAMTPEQAATALGNGHATLLVFRRTGTDEVNVVYRKADGSVAWIDPAR; encoded by the coding sequence ATGAAAACCACGGTCACGGGGCGGCACGTCGAGATCACTCCGGCCCTTCGGGCGCACGTTGAAGAGCGCTTGGACCATCTCGCGCGGTACTCGGGTCGCCCGACCGAGGCGTCGGTGGTCCTGACCGTGGAAAAGTACCGCCATCAGGCGGAGGTGACATTGAACATGGACGGGGTCCTGATCCAAGCCAAGGATGAAACGTCGGAAATGTACGCGTCGATCGACCAAGCCGTCGCCAAGATCGAACGACAGATCAAGAAGTACAAAGATCGTCAGCACGGTCGCCGCCAACGCCTCTCGCCCCCACCCCTGAACGGCGAGGCCCTCGAGACGGCAACGACGGCGGTTCCGCTGGCGGTTGAGCGCCCGACGCTCGATGCGATGACGCCCGAACAGGCGGCGACCGCGCTGGGCAACGGCCACGCGACGCTCCTCGTGTTTCGCCGGACCGGAACGGACGAGGTGAACGTCGTGTATCGGAAGGCCGACGGATCCGTGGCATGGATCGACCCCGCGCGGTAA